One region of Carya illinoinensis cultivar Pawnee chromosome 8, C.illinoinensisPawnee_v1, whole genome shotgun sequence genomic DNA includes:
- the LOC122317847 gene encoding epoxide hydrolase A-like, whose protein sequence is MSGVIMSEVNHQRIKTNGIWIHIAEQGTGPLVLLLHGFPEIWYSWRHQITHLANHGYHAVAPDLRGYGDSDSPLSPNSYTVLHLAGDLIGLLDHFGEQQAFVVGADWGAIAGWYLSLFRPDRVKGLVTLNVPYFPRSPNSKPIDSIRRLFGEGSHVFQFQEPGRAERAFARYDYLTVMKKFLLIVNTDDLVAPPGMEIVDYLETPSLLPPWITEEELQVYADTFLESGFTGPLNYYRAMDLNWEYLAPWQGSKITVPTKFIVGDKDIGFETIGTKEYVEGDVFKSLVPDLEVVILDGHHFLHEEKAQQVSHEILSFLRKFSAD, encoded by the exons ATGAGCGGGGTGATCATGAGCGAGGTGAACCACCAAAGGATCAAAACCAACGGGATATGGATTCACATAGCAGAGCAAGGGACAGGACCCCTTGTTCTGCTGCTTCATGGCTTCCCAGAAATCTGGTATTCTTGGCGCCACCAGATAACCCACTTGGCTAACCATGGTTACCATGCTGTTGCTCCTGATTTGAGAGGCTATGGGGATTCCGACTCTCCTCTCAGCCCCAACTCCTACACTGTTCTACACCTTGCTGGAGATCTCATCGGCCTTCTTGACCATTTTGGTGAACAACAG GCGTTTGTGGTGGGAGCTGACTGGGGAGCCATTGCTGGATGGTATCTAAGCCTTTTCAGACCTGACAGAGTCAAGGGACTAGTCACTTTAAATGTCCCATACTTCCCAAGATCTCCAAATTCTAAACCAATTGATTCGATCAGAAGATTGTTTGGAGAAGGAAGCCATGTCTTCCAATTCCAG GAACCAGGAAGAGCAGAGAGAGCATTTGCAAGGTACGATTATTTGACGGTGATGAAGAAGTTCTTGCTTATAGTCAACACAGATGATTTGGTAGCTCCTCCGGGCATGGAGATCGTTGATTACCTGGAGACTCCTTCATTGCTGCCGCCATGGATTACAGAGGAGGAACTCCAGGTCTATGCAGACACATTTCTTGAATCTGGTTTTACTGGTCCTCTCAATTACTACCGTGCCATGGATTT GAATTGGGAGTATCTTGCACCATGGCAAGGATCAAAAATAACAGTTCCTACAAAGTTCATTGTTGGTGACAAAGACATTGGTTTTGAAACTATTGGCACCAAGGAATATGTGGAAGGAGATGTTTTCAAGAGTCTTGTCCCTGACCTGGAAGTTGTTATTCTAGATGgtcatcattttcttcatgaaGAGAAAGCTCAACAAGTCTCCCATGAAATTCTGTCCTTCCTGCGCAAATTTTCAGCGGATTAA